The following DNA comes from Oncorhynchus mykiss isolate Arlee chromosome 16, USDA_OmykA_1.1, whole genome shotgun sequence.
acctcctcgGACCTCAACGATGACGGCAGCATGGCTGGACGCGGAAGGTGAGTCTGACACTTAAGAACTTTTTATTTATTCATAAAGGTCTCTCGGGGGGCCTCCCGATTGGCGCAGCAgttttaaggcactgcatcgcaacacttgaggtgtcactacagacgcaggttcgatcccaggctgtgtcacagccggccgtgaccggaacacacatttggcccagcatcgtctggtttagggaagggtttggccggccggaaTTTCCTTGTTCCATCGCgatctagcaactccttgtggcgggccagacGCTTGCAAGCTGACTTTGGTtgccagctggacggtgtttcctccgacacattggtgcttctgggttaagcaagcagtgtgtcaagaagcagtgcagcttggcagggtcgtgtttcggaggacgcgtggctttcgaccttcgcctcttcTGAGTCCATAGGGGACCTGCAGTGATGGGACAGGACTGTAAATACCAatttggatatcacaaaaaaggggtgaaagtttaaaaaatatatatatgtatctcGATCCAGTATTCTGACAGAACACAGTGAGGTCCTCAGGGATGGTATTATCCCCCTAATGGAACAATGGCATTCTGTTTTTGAAGTGGTGAATTCTTCCAGGTCATCTCATCAGACCTAGTGATGACAACTTGATGCGCAGGAGGGGAAAGCAGGCTGTGGAGTGTGACTGGCTTTGGGTcttttcccttctctcctcctcgtcctctacctacgctccccctctcccctaaGCTATGATCCTCCACACCTGTCCCGATGAGCGCTAAGATTATGAGATCTGAAGGTCTGATGGAGAATGTTAAGTCAGATAACAGAACACTTGTGTACTAGTTTCTGAACCACTTTTAAAAACCTTTTCTGTCCTTGATTACAGAAGGACTACATATAGAGGCacaagaaggaggagagaggatgagcgGATTACGGTACCGTTACAAAACGAATGACAGTTACTATGTGGATTTAGTTGGCTTTTGCATAATAGATTTAATCTGGACCGAACCGGTTATCAACGCAACTGTCTTTCCTTGTTTTTCTGGTTTGCatgtctttttgtttgtttgttaagcTTATTTTGTTATTatgtacattttgagtttgtATGGTGCAAAATGTAAATGTTATCTCTTTGTTTTCCCCCCAGAGGCCCATACCCCTGGCTGAGGTAAAGGTGCCGGTCCCTAAGTTTGACCTGGCCGCTACTAACTTCCCCCCGCTGCCGGGCTGTGTAGCCAGTACACAGGGAGAGCCCCTACTGGAGAACAGGATGTCAGACGTGGTGCGAGGACTGAACAGAGACAAGGTTAAGACAGGATCCCTATGGTTAACTACCACACTCCTATCACTTCATTTTGGGCagaatcctaacttgagatgCATATGATCAACTCAGACTTTTGCTTAAACCACAAACTGGAGTTTTACATGCAGATCTCAAGTTAGTTTTGGGTGTTGTTTTTTTCGCTCATATGCTGACTTCAGTCTTTCCTTACTCTCTCTACAGACGCCGGAACAAGTAAACAAGGAATCCAGCAAGGAAGTGGGTGCCGGACCAGTCCCAGCCCCGACCCCAGCCCCAGGACATGAGGAGGCAGTGTGTGTCTCTAATCTTGCTCAGCTTGCAGCCAAACCTGCTGTACTCCCCCACGGAACCCCCATCCATGTACCTGCCCCCAGGTAAGGGAAAATAGGCTGAAGTTTGTACATTATTATTCAGAGGGTTAGTGTAATATCACTCTCTTTGTGTATAGAGACTTAACTTCTTGCGGATCAGTGGGATGCTAGTGTCCCATttcgacaacttccggtgaaattgcagagcgccaaatttaaattactataaatattcaactttcatgaaatcacaagtgcaatacatcaaaataaagcttaatttgttgttaatccagctaccgtgtcagatttcaaaaaggctttactgcaaaagcaaaccatgtgattatctgagggcAGCGCCCAGCGCACACATGCGTAGCAAACCATTTTCAACAAGGGATTtgtgacacgaaagtcagaaatagtgatataatataacaagtcaatcaacatttataatcaaaccttaggtaccctaatactcAAATAAACgttaaaatttaagacggagaatcgttattgtctttactggagaaaaataccaaagaacacgCTCTCATTCACgcacttggaaacactacagacaaaatgggagccacctagaaaaactacaatttctgtcAAATTTTTCccaaaaccagcctgaaactctttctaaagacttctagtggaagccctaggaactgcaatcgggcATGATTTCGCCCTACTATAAAAGTGCCAGCCATTGAAATCAGTGGTAGgattattttttttgggggggtgatatgccctctgggtttcacctgccgtttcagttctgttatactcagacattaaaATTGCTAGATCACTGGGTAGCATCAAGTCAATGAGCTGTAAAGCTAATGTCACAGATGAATTCTAGAGACTTGCCTTGTTAATTAGTGATCTGCCAATAAAGTTGTGCTGAATTGACTAGAATCGTCAATAAATAGAGCTCAAAGAAGCATACAAAGGTCTGCCTCAGTCATAATGGCATTAAAACTAACTTTGGGTCAAATGGGGCTTTCCTTTCCTtcctgattttttttcttctgtagTGTACCCCATCAGGAGAAGAAGTGGGAGAAGGTGGAGAGGGTAGCAGAGGCCCCAGCCCCCAAAGTAACCCCACCCACACCTGCTCCCTGTGCAGCCAACCCACCCGGAGTCCCCTCCACACCGCCAGCTATGCCTGGCCCCAAGCCTCAACCCAGCACAGTGTCCTCCACTCCAGCTACACCCAGCACCCCAGCCACCACCGCTACCCCTGCATCAGTGGTGAGGCACCAAAGATAATCCTGTACCTCTAATCTAGCCATTTAGAGATGATTGCTTTGTTTTACATTGGGATTGCTTCTTAATTTTATGAAACGTAATTGGTTTCCGTTCTCTACCTGAACTCTTAGATCTACATCTGTTCCTCTGAACTCATTGTTCCTTTTTTCTGGCTCTTGTTCAGGAGCCCCGTAAGCTTAGCTATGCCGAGGTGTGCCAGCGAGCCCCCCCTCCGGCccccccagcctcagcctccccTTCCACGCTAGCCCAGCCTCTGCGTGAGCTGCGTGTCAATAAGGTAGAGGAGCCAAGCTCCAGCTCTACCACCAGCTCGGGCGACCGCCCAAGGGGAGACCGGCTGGACAAAGCCCAGGACAGGGATGGTGGCTGGGAGTGCAAGGAGGCCCGTCCCCGTGATCGTGACCATCGAGACCGGGACTCCCGGGATGGAGGCTACTACCGCAGCAACGGGCCCTCCAGACAGGGAGGCTACGGGGGCCTCAAGTTCCGTGAACAGAGACGGGGCCCCCAACCAGCCTGCCGCAGCTCCCCCCAAGGAGGCCCCCGACACACCGGCAAAGAGCAGAACATCCCCCCGGTATCGCCAAAGTAAAACTTCCGGTATGAATAacgaaaacaaacaaaaaagtatgaaatatatacgtggatataaatatataaaaaatgaaaTGCATATAAAAGCAACAATCTTAACGGTAGCCGCCTCCTGTCTGCCTCCTGGAGCATTGTCCCAAAGAAAGGAAAAAAAGCTTTGTGAAATGACAATGAAATGAAAATGGAAGCCTGGGGACATCCAGGAGAAAGTAGGGCAAAAAAGAAACTGCGTAAGAAGTGTGAACTTTCACAGTGATTTTTAAAAAGGAAAAATCTCAATTAGGCCTCGTAAACAAATGTATTCACAGAATTTAAAATCAGTGATTTTAAAATCAATGTGCTTTCTTTGGAGGTCCGTTTCATTTTCTTCTCTGAGGAGAGGTGGGACATTTGGGCCCTGTATTAAGGCCCTCTACCATTTTTGATTTTAAAGAATAGATGTTGGTCTACAAGAAACATATGCACTAAAgaacatacatgcatacatgtcGTGTACACATACAAAGATATCACTAACAACGCAGTGACGACGAGAcatcttattattatttttttcttctgagCATAGGTTTGGCAAGGATGAATGACTGTAGATGAGCTGGGTTGATTAATTAAGATGTCTGTTAATGCATTGACTGCTGCTAAGCAAACAGATTGGGGCAGAGTGCTTCAGTTCAGTTTGCTGTTGCACTGATTCTCATGGAATGAACGAGCAGCTCATTGTGATTCTAACATTCTAGAATCGGAATCGATGACCTGAAATTAGGCTGTTAGAGATGATCCTCTGTTTattaattgaaaataaaaaatatataatttgagGCTTGGTAATTATTGTCTCAACTATGTTATCTGTATAAAGGTCAACAAAATTATCGGTAACAATCAAGCTACAGTTTTATGTCGGTGGTTTTTGCCCAGAGCTGGAAGGCTCTTGTTTGCGGAAGGAAgggtgaattattattattattatatattttttaaagctgAAATCCACACTGGGTAGGAGCAGCGCAGCGCGCGGTCCGACTCGCAGATCGCAGTCTCCTGGTCCGACTCGCAGATCGCAGTCTCCTGGTCCAATGCTGTTTATTTGAAGTTGTTTAATctatttttatctttatttccTGATTTGTCTGGATTTCCCGTCTTCTAACGGATTCAGATCATACATACTGATAATCAGTCAGGCTCTCTGTTTACAACTTACTATTCACAATGGGATTGTAGCTTAGTTAGGCTATTTTTATGGAAACCTAGGGAATAGATATGTTGatgtagcctgggtgccagtctgtttcggCTCTCTTGCCCTAACTCCTTATGTAATTGTCATGTTTGGCTTAACAATGACAACAATGGTGTTGGCAAGGGCAcgaacagatctgagaccaggcttaGGTCGATGCAGTCAAACCTGACTGCCTGTGCTTAGGTTGAAGAGTTGACCGGAATGGTCTTGGCAAGATCTTGTTTTCTCCACAGGATATTCAGGTTTAGCAACACATTCTGTGtattgtaaatataaataaatgatGGTATAGCAATATCATTCAGAAGTAGGCTGAATGCTGTTAGCTGAGAGTGATTTAGCTAGCTTATATAATACATTTGGCAGCGAAGTAAAGGGGTTAAACGATATCAGACCATTTCTATGTGCTATGTGCCAGCTGCCTACGATCCTAGTTGACTTGGTAGAGTAAAAGCTTTGGGATGTGTCCCAAGTGGCATCCTAttacctataaagtgcactaattttgactagggccctggttaaatgtaTTGCattatataggtaatagggtgccatttgggacgcacaagAGTTGAATCGTTCGTCAAGGTTTGCTAGGTAATGTAGTCCTTTGGGGGAACTTTGTCCCAGTTAAACTGAACATTTAGACCTGTAGAGGTGTAGTTGCCTATGCTATATCATATTATTAACCCTTCACTTGAGTTGTGTGTGGGAGAATGTATTTGTTCTAGTGCTGAACTTCCAGAGAAGGGGAGGCTGGCATTTGTCAGACTGGTATCTGTCCACCACTGCAGATGTTGTGCTTTTTAGGGTGAGTTTGCTGTTTTCCAATTTGATTAAAACGAAGACCGAAATTTGACTTGGGTATTTGCAGTTTGGACTTACTGGACGTTATTtgctttttacattttatttattttaatcgtACTGTGCAACGCTTTTTCCAATCTTGGTAGGCTGGTTTCCCCAAAGTTGTGTGTGTGAACTCGCATTGGCAAAGAATCACGCATTTGACATATTGTTTGAGATTTCAACTGAGAGAAATACTTGATGCATTGACTTGGGGTTTAGTAATGTAGTTCTAAATGATTTAAACAATCACCGAGGCtttttcttttattttatttttttcaatttcaTGAGTTTTGAGCAGCTAGTGATCTAGTGTAATTAAATAAATGcacttgttaaaaaaaaaatacaaataaatcttACTGTTTAAGTAATGTGAAATCATTTTAGAAGCATATGGTAATGGCATTGAGGTAGACAGGCTTGTGAAAATCTGCAGGAATAGCTTTTTTCTCATGCTtggcatttttatttttttggtttGAGGTGGCAACGAAATATGACAATGGATCAATTAAGTGTTTGAGACACAATTCTCAAACTGTATGAAAtgtcacaaaaaaataaattattttgATTTGGCTTTTGAGTTCTGACTTTTTTTGTTtgaaagtacactgaacaaaaaatataaacgcagcatgtaaagtgttggtttcatgagctgataaatcccagaaatgttctttCTGCACAAAAAGCGTGTTTCTCTCAAATTATGTGCACAGATTTATTAACATCCCTATCAGTgagtttctcctttgccaaaataatccagccacctgacaggtgtggcatatcacaaagctgattaaacagcatgaggTGCACCTAGTGCAGGGGACAATTagtccactttaaaatgtgtagttttgccACACAAAATGCTActgatgtctcaggttttgagggggcatgctgactgtaggaatgtctaccagagctgttgccagattatttcatgtttatttctctaccattagctgcctccaatgtcgttttagagaatttgtcaggaATTCCAACCCAGTCTCGCAAtcgcagaccacttgtaaccacaccagcccaggacctccacatccggcttcttcacctgcgggatcgtatgagaccagccacctggacaactgatgaaaccgGGAagaatttctgtctgtaatgcccttttgtggtgaaaaatacattctaattggctccccagtgggtaagCCTATCCCCTTCCAGGACCACCCacggctgcacccctgcccagttgtgtgaaatccatagattgggcctaatttatttcaattgactgatttccttttatgaattgtaactccgttaaaattgttgcatgttgggtttatatttttgttcagtatacaaaaTTAAAAGTTGTACCCCTTGTTTAGTATTATTGCAATCTTTGTAATACACCTAGTGACATCAAGAGAATTTTGCCTTTTGGCATTGTAGCGAATGGTGGGGCAGGAATATAACTTGTGTCACTGGCGTGAAAGGCAAGTACCCTACGCATCGTACCAATAGGGTTAACCCATTTCCTGGTAATTGTATCATGGCTCATATAGCAAGGTTTGCTACACTGCACCCTCTGTACTTCAAGGCGCATCCCTGTGCTTCGACAACTGAGCCCCCTAGCACGTCCGAGCCGTGCTTTTCGATGACCGCCATCCCACTTCTGAAACCAATGTAGCAGGACAAGGAAGTGAAACCGGGTCACTGGCGTGAAAGGCAAACACCATATGCATCATGCCAATAGGGTTAACCCACTTGGTAGGCATAGTATTATTACATTTAAGTATTttggcagacactcttatccagggcAATTTATAGCAGAAAtcagggttaaatgccttgctcaagggaacattaGATTTTTCACATAGTCAGCTAggagattcaaaccagcaaccttttggttacttgcccaatgctcttaacccgggtggctacctgccaccctaatcATGGCTCAAATAGCAATGATTGTGACAGTataatgattttggaatgacagtCACAGGGACTAGGGTTTGAGTTCCAGTCAGAGTACCCCCACCCCCTAATCCAATATATTGTTGGAGAGCACCATTGAAAGCATGTCCCAGCCAAGTTTTAGTCACAGTATTTTTGTTACACAAGCGGTGTT
Coding sequences within:
- the LOC110491923 gene encoding la-related protein 4 isoform X3, yielding MDPPDLGFIPTETTTGTSGKTKLTEERPLSSENLRDSLKKELEFCFSRENLSKDLYLMSQMDSDQFVPIWTIASMESIKALTTDMELILDILRSSPMVQVDEKGEKVRPNHKRCIIILREVPETTPVEEVESLFKNDNCPKVISVEFAHNNNWYITFQSDTDAQQAHRYLREEVKTFQGKPIMARIKAINTFFAKNGYRSMDSSMYAAQTQSQYNPNLYMQHVYSPQQQYPLYGIVPQTWTPSPTPYFETPLAPFPNSGFVNGFSSTGHYKTGNNSLNMTRPYNRNRVPLYSRKNVINAFRAHVKPQVGRPGEVASVPLESLTGMRSPQPPTTGPGPLQTQTPPDLTSAFPLISTSSDLNDDGSMAGRGRRTTYRGTRRRREDERITRPIPLAEVKVPVPKFDLAATNFPPLPGCVASTQGEPLLENRMSDVVRGLNRDKTPEQVNKESSKEVGAGPVPAPTPAPGHEEAVCVSNLAQLAAKPAVLPHGTPIHVPAPSVPHQEKKWEKVERVAEAPAPKVTPPTPAPCAANPPGVPSTPPAMPGPKPQPSTVSSTPATPSTPATTATPASVEPRKLSYAEVCQRAPPPAPPASASPSTLAQPLRELRVNKVEEPSSSSTTSSGDRPRGDRLDKAQDRDGGWECKEARPRDRDHRDRDSRDGGYYRSNGPSRQGGYGGLKFREQRRGPQPACRSSPQGGPRHTGKEQNIPPVSPK